In a genomic window of Candidatus Kaelpia imicola:
- a CDS encoding secretin N-terminal domain-containing protein produces MKRAIIVTMLTIIILNLSSFAENLSFKTSEGVIQALEIKDAEVRDILRMLAEQFDLNIVVSDKVIGRISVKFSNITVSEAIDAIVTASGYAYTKKGSVIKVTTISEIEKEAPFTRVFVLNNAYAEDMKVSLEKVLTAVGSIEINKRSNALIVTDVSNTMETVAKLIEELDRETLQVLIEAKIVETSVDDDTKLGIKWTMKAAASGASRPVTFPFSHDSGGKLYPKNTTDTSTTAGTIDTGLFPSSSGFPYTDADDFTFGTLNFSEFQAVFQAIQQDVDSKILSHPRIVTLNNEEASILVGTKVPIPVYTFNDDTGTYEISGYEEEQVGISLKVTPHISPNNKIRMTLHPVVSDFSGVYVGPNDERPYIDTREATTQVQLADGETVVIGGLIKQREVDTVDKVPLLGDIPLLGLIFRHKRKELETTDLLIFVTATIVRNKSERQEQLIEIKKLFKPEKEIE; encoded by the coding sequence ATGAAAAGAGCAATAATCGTAACAATGCTTACAATAATTATTTTGAATCTCTCTTCCTTTGCAGAGAATCTAAGTTTTAAAACATCGGAAGGTGTTATCCAGGCTCTGGAGATTAAAGATGCGGAGGTAAGAGATATACTCAGGATGCTGGCAGAACAGTTCGATCTTAATATAGTTGTTTCGGATAAGGTTATAGGCAGAATCAGCGTTAAGTTTTCCAATATTACAGTTTCAGAAGCAATAGATGCAATAGTTACTGCAAGCGGATATGCTTACACAAAAAAAGGTTCGGTTATAAAAGTTACGACTATTAGTGAAATTGAAAAAGAGGCTCCTTTCACAAGGGTCTTTGTTTTAAATAATGCTTATGCCGAAGATATGAAGGTTAGTCTTGAAAAAGTTCTTACAGCTGTAGGCTCGATAGAAATTAATAAAAGGTCTAATGCGCTTATTGTGACTGATGTTTCTAATACAATGGAAACAGTTGCAAAGTTGATAGAAGAGCTAGATAGAGAGACTCTGCAGGTTTTAATAGAGGCTAAGATTGTTGAGACCAGCGTGGACGACGATACCAAGCTGGGCATAAAGTGGACTATGAAGGCTGCAGCTTCAGGAGCCAGCAGGCCTGTTACTTTTCCCTTTAGCCATGATAGCGGTGGCAAGCTCTATCCTAAAAACACCACTGATACTTCTACAACTGCTGGCACAATTGATACTGGCCTCTTTCCGAGTTCCAGCGGATTTCCTTATACAGATGCAGATGATTTTACATTTGGGACTTTGAACTTTAGCGAGTTCCAAGCAGTATTTCAAGCTATACAACAGGATGTAGATAGCAAGATATTATCTCATCCCAGAATTGTTACGCTGAATAATGAAGAGGCGAGTATATTAGTCGGGACAAAAGTTCCGATCCCTGTCTATACTTTTAACGATGATACCGGTACTTATGAGATCTCTGGTTATGAAGAAGAACAAGTCGGTATATCTTTAAAGGTTACTCCTCATATATCTCCTAATAATAAAATAAGGATGACTCTCCATCCTGTAGTAAGTGATTTCTCAGGGGTCTATGTGGGACCCAATGATGAACGGCCTTATATTGATACAAGAGAAGCCACTACCCAGGTTCAGCTTGCAGACGGAGAGACAGTGGTTATCGGAGGGTTAATAAAGCAGAGAGAAGTAGATACGGTGGATAAGGTGCCGCTTCTGGGAGATATACCTCTTCTGGGCCTTATCTTCAGGCATAAACGCAAGGAGCTGGAGACAACAGATCTTTTAATATTTGTTACAGCCACTATTGTGCGGAATAAGTCAGAACGCCAAGAACAACTAATTGAGATTAAGAAGCTTTTTAAACCGGAGAAAGAAATAGAATAA
- a CDS encoding tetratricopeptide repeat protein — translation MIGKKGIKNLSIRSISVILSFIFLVFIYIFVQQRAQVVLLERKIGDINKGLLLKTVQFNEEVKARKSMAGKIIILRGEVLSLKTEREILKRSLEDTRLKLDSVYPRLKERINSLNQSADNLTRERRELKLKIKRLNKEIDFLSKKKKDSESLKQENEKFKAQLQNIEKDYKILSAEKEDLFREAKRFKSIESKIEKLDTENLSLKYRLSNIEEDKNILTREIKILRLTVSELKKGLRKRGKDLEALKTLLEESKVKTGLRAEEILELRDNVDNLAKEREDILKILVDKESKITEKAGAVQALKSKLAEIQKQFQKQREKVLSLNSENKKLKTELKEFQVNYKNLSVVLGDVSDMNAQLQHKISALSSVFDESGKGDIKNEKSVVDLGSMKIDKIEPEVVLTSLIYQLKRSRESASKGEQRLYLEKEAAVHYNLGVYYLKNDRFKEALDEFLKSYEIIPDDADTVYNIGLVYRYYIYDYDKARHYFTQYLKLKPKSKDRKDVENMLREISR, via the coding sequence GTGATTGGAAAAAAAGGCATAAAAAATTTATCCATTCGTAGTATCTCAGTAATACTATCTTTTATTTTTCTGGTCTTTATTTATATTTTTGTCCAGCAGAGAGCCCAAGTTGTTCTTTTAGAGAGAAAGATTGGAGATATCAATAAGGGGTTATTGCTTAAAACAGTGCAGTTTAATGAAGAAGTCAAAGCGAGAAAGAGTATGGCCGGTAAGATAATAATCCTTAGAGGGGAAGTGCTCTCTCTAAAAACGGAGCGTGAAATTTTAAAAAGAAGCCTTGAAGATACACGGTTAAAACTCGATAGTGTATACCCTCGTCTTAAAGAGAGGATAAACTCTTTGAATCAGAGCGCTGATAATTTGACCAGAGAGAGACGGGAGCTAAAACTGAAGATAAAGAGACTTAATAAAGAGATCGATTTTCTGTCAAAAAAGAAAAAAGATTCAGAGTCTCTTAAGCAAGAGAATGAAAAATTTAAAGCTCAGCTGCAGAACATAGAAAAAGACTATAAGATTCTATCTGCTGAAAAAGAAGATCTTTTTCGGGAGGCCAAGAGATTTAAAAGCATAGAGAGTAAGATAGAGAAATTAGATACCGAAAACTTAAGTCTAAAATATAGATTGAGCAATATCGAAGAAGATAAAAATATTCTGACCCGGGAGATTAAGATTTTAAGGCTTACTGTTTCTGAGCTAAAAAAAGGACTGCGTAAAAGAGGGAAGGACTTAGAGGCTCTGAAAACCCTTCTTGAAGAATCTAAGGTTAAGACCGGGCTAAGGGCGGAAGAGATTTTAGAGTTGCGGGATAATGTCGATAATTTAGCGAAAGAGAGAGAGGATATCCTAAAAATCCTTGTTGATAAAGAGAGTAAAATTACGGAAAAGGCTGGTGCAGTGCAGGCTTTAAAAAGCAAGCTGGCAGAGATTCAAAAGCAGTTTCAGAAACAGAGAGAGAAGGTTTTAAGTCTCAACAGTGAGAATAAGAAGCTCAAAACTGAACTTAAAGAGTTTCAGGTCAATTATAAAAATCTCAGCGTAGTTTTAGGAGATGTTTCGGATATGAACGCTCAATTACAGCACAAGATAAGTGCTTTAAGCAGCGTTTTTGATGAATCAGGTAAGGGTGATATTAAAAACGAGAAATCAGTAGTAGATTTAGGCAGTATGAAGATAGATAAGATAGAACCAGAGGTTGTTTTGACCAGTTTGATATATCAGCTTAAGAGAAGCCGCGAGAGTGCATCCAAGGGAGAACAGAGGCTATACCTTGAGAAAGAAGCTGCTGTCCATTATAATCTAGGGGTATACTATCTAAAGAATGACCGTTTTAAAGAGGCCTTAGATGAATTTTTGAAAAGCTATGAGATAATCCCAGATGATGCTGACACAGTGTATAATATCGGTTTGGTATATAGATATTATATCTATGATTATGATAAAGCTAGGCATTATTTTACTCAATATTTAAAGCTTAAACCTAAATCAAAAGATAGAAAAGATGTAGAAAATATGCTTAGGGAGATATCGCGATGA
- a CDS encoding GspE/PulE family protein has protein sequence MQEIVVILLEKGLIDQRQIEKAKTLSVQKNRDILEVLIEMDSENEKRIFRELSLFYKIPYLELEYIDFSKEAIYILPEDFARKNNVLPLFKINDWFFVGTLFPVAQVVMTEIRNFTGLNVRPVLISGSEISSGIDKVYRSVSSAEKIVQKIGEIGDDIGDSVIQIINLVIAQAVRDRTSDIHIEPETDKLRIRFRIDGVLQEVPSPPKSLEMAMVSRIKVMANMDIAESRLPQDGHFKVNVDAKEIDVRVSTLPTINGENVVLRILDTANVLLGLEKLGFGGSSLKLFRKAIAHPYGMILTTGPTGSGKTTTLYSALMELNTIDKHIVTIEDPVEYRLPLIRQVQVNSKAGLNFISGLRSILRHDPDIIMVGEIRDMDTATIAIQAALTGHLVFSTLHTNDAPSAVTRLYNMGVEPYLISASLVAVMAQRLARQICPQCKISYKASESVIERFNLRNYSKKVTLYKGEGCDYCKGTGYQGRVGLFEIMLLDDEMKEMIVSGASVVELRGKAQSKGMRSLFEDGITKVLRGAVTLDEVSRVCEEVVEIKSGESVKLNEEAEAEEVKGESKAAIEDVESYNKEIKEWIAKKEKKTKRK, from the coding sequence ATGCAAGAGATTGTTGTTATATTACTTGAGAAGGGATTAATAGATCAAAGGCAGATAGAGAAAGCCAAAACTCTATCTGTTCAAAAGAATAGAGATATTTTGGAAGTTCTCATTGAGATGGACTCGGAGAATGAAAAAAGAATCTTCAGAGAGTTGTCCCTCTTTTATAAAATTCCTTACTTGGAGTTAGAGTATATTGATTTTAGCAAAGAAGCAATATATATATTACCAGAGGATTTTGCCCGTAAAAATAACGTATTACCTCTGTTTAAAATTAACGATTGGTTTTTTGTGGGTACGCTATTTCCAGTAGCCCAGGTGGTCATGACTGAAATCCGTAATTTTACAGGACTCAATGTAAGGCCTGTTTTAATATCCGGGTCTGAGATAAGTAGCGGTATTGATAAAGTCTATAGATCGGTATCTAGCGCAGAGAAGATAGTTCAGAAGATTGGAGAGATAGGAGATGATATCGGAGATTCCGTCATTCAGATCATCAATCTTGTAATAGCTCAAGCTGTTAGGGATAGAACTTCTGATATCCATATTGAACCTGAAACGGATAAGCTCAGGATAAGATTTAGGATTGATGGTGTATTGCAGGAAGTTCCATCTCCGCCTAAGTCGCTTGAGATGGCCATGGTATCTCGAATAAAAGTCATGGCTAATATGGATATAGCAGAGTCTAGATTGCCTCAGGATGGCCATTTTAAAGTCAATGTAGATGCTAAAGAGATTGACGTTAGGGTTTCAACTTTACCGACGATTAACGGAGAAAATGTAGTCTTAAGGATTCTCGACACAGCCAATGTACTGTTGGGCCTCGAGAAGCTCGGTTTTGGTGGTAGTTCTCTGAAACTGTTTAGAAAAGCAATAGCACATCCTTACGGTATGATTCTCACTACAGGTCCTACTGGAAGTGGAAAAACAACAACGCTCTATTCGGCTCTTATGGAGCTCAATACTATAGATAAACATATTGTAACTATTGAGGATCCTGTAGAGTATAGGCTTCCTCTGATAAGACAGGTGCAGGTCAATTCTAAAGCAGGGTTGAACTTTATAAGCGGTTTACGTTCTATTTTGCGGCATGATCCTGACATTATAATGGTTGGAGAGATTAGAGACATGGATACGGCAACTATAGCTATTCAAGCGGCTTTAACCGGACATCTGGTATTCTCTACATTACATACAAATGATGCTCCTTCTGCTGTTACAAGATTATATAATATGGGAGTAGAGCCTTATCTTATCTCTGCCAGTCTTGTTGCGGTTATGGCTCAGCGGCTAGCAAGACAGATTTGCCCCCAATGCAAAATTAGCTATAAAGCTTCTGAGTCGGTTATTGAACGTTTTAATTTACGTAACTACAGCAAGAAAGTCACGCTGTATAAAGGGGAGGGTTGCGATTACTGCAAGGGGACAGGTTATCAAGGCAGGGTAGGTCTTTTTGAGATCATGCTTTTGGATGATGAGATGAAAGAGATGATTGTCTCCGGCGCATCGGTTGTAGAGTTACGGGGTAAGGCTCAATCTAAAGGAATGAGATCATTGTTTGAAGACGGCATAACAAAAGTATTACGGGGCGCCGTTACTTTAGATGAAGTCTCTAGAGTATGTGAAGAGGTAGTTGAAATTAAATCCGGAGAGAGCGTTAAGCTGAATGAAGAGGCTGAGGCCGAAGAGGTTAAAGGGGAGAGTAAAGCAGCAATTGAGGATGTAGAGAGTTACAATAAAGAGATAAAAGAATGGATTGCTAAAAAAGAAAAAAAGACCAAAAGAAAATAA
- a CDS encoding type II secretion system F family protein, translated as MTIYNYLARNKNGEAVKDKVTAASESELMQFFKERDLLPISFDKVEAAATSVKREQRFSIFKDRVSKRDLIAFTLQFATTIKAGIPVVNALRFLVEETQDKFFKAVLSEVIVKVEQGILLSQAMASFPDIFPKIYTEMIASGEIAGMLDEILSNLAQTMERDYNISLEVKNALRYPTLVFVGIISAIFCISFFVIPRFARVYGQFDMDLPLPTRVLLGTSGFLINNIVFLVIFALTGSIGFNYWRKTSKGSFIWGKIKLKIPIFGEIFLKVSLLRFCFIFNALNNVGIPILKSLDIVSKTLGNDFLQNQIEGFGRGVSEGKALSALIKGSKAFPKLIGNMIGVGEQTGAMDIVLDSMSSYYHAELKNKIEALTVTIEPVLTAILAVGVLILAMGVFLPMWNMTQLFKT; from the coding sequence ATGACTATCTATAACTATCTTGCAAGAAATAAAAATGGAGAGGCGGTTAAGGATAAAGTAACCGCTGCAAGCGAGAGCGAATTGATGCAATTTTTTAAAGAGAGGGACCTGCTTCCGATAAGTTTTGATAAAGTCGAGGCTGCCGCTACTTCGGTTAAAAGAGAACAGCGGTTCTCTATTTTTAAAGACCGTGTAAGTAAGAGAGATTTAATAGCCTTCACTTTACAGTTTGCCACTACTATTAAAGCCGGGATTCCTGTTGTGAATGCATTAAGATTCTTAGTTGAAGAGACCCAGGATAAATTCTTTAAAGCAGTTCTTTCTGAAGTCATTGTTAAGGTTGAACAGGGAATATTGTTGTCTCAGGCTATGGCAAGCTTTCCCGATATCTTTCCTAAGATCTATACAGAGATGATTGCTTCAGGTGAGATTGCAGGTATGCTGGACGAGATATTAAGCAATCTTGCTCAGACCATGGAGAGGGATTATAATATTTCTCTAGAGGTAAAGAATGCTTTGCGTTATCCGACCCTTGTTTTTGTAGGAATTATATCTGCTATATTCTGCATATCTTTCTTTGTAATACCCAGATTTGCAAGGGTCTATGGGCAATTTGATATGGATCTACCTTTGCCGACAAGAGTGCTTTTAGGGACCAGCGGTTTTTTGATAAATAATATAGTTTTTTTGGTAATTTTTGCATTAACGGGTAGCATAGGTTTTAATTATTGGAGGAAGACAAGTAAGGGTAGTTTTATCTGGGGCAAGATAAAACTCAAAATTCCCATATTCGGAGAGATATTTCTCAAAGTGAGTCTATTGAGATTTTGCTTTATCTTCAACGCTTTAAACAATGTAGGTATCCCGATTCTTAAATCTCTCGACATTGTCTCTAAGACTTTAGGGAATGATTTCTTACAAAATCAGATTGAAGGTTTCGGTAGAGGTGTCTCAGAAGGTAAAGCTCTCTCTGCTTTAATAAAAGGGAGCAAGGCTTTTCCTAAATTGATTGGTAATATGATTGGAGTAGGAGAGCAGACAGGAGCTATGGATATAGTGCTAGACTCTATGAGTTCTTATTACCATGCGGAATTAAAAAACAAAATAGAGGCTCTAACTGTTACAATAGAGCCAGTGCTTACCGCTATTCTTGCTGTCGGTGTGTTAATCTTAGCCATGGGTGTATTCTTGCCTATGTGGAATATGACTCAATTATTTAAAACATGA
- a CDS encoding PilZ domain-containing protein, with translation MMKEIKICVLSVSVLLFASFFKLSVTVNIYIALILATFLLTVLLLYKKPEFSEFKFIDIFSIIAAVFFVYSVVFLLLKKNSFLVYPAITVCLFYLYFVLRTAKNKTLSKKNVERERLALRTGMCFDLEMRRLAEKEFNLKGLTKDLSTTGMKVFSQDSFDKGDECCFRLYLPQENWPLTGEAEVVWKKSVDKGYEYGMVFTKMSDRDRGKLALKQGFSLLE, from the coding sequence ATGATGAAAGAGATAAAAATATGTGTTCTATCTGTATCAGTGTTATTATTTGCATCATTTTTTAAGCTTTCAGTTACAGTTAATATTTATATAGCCTTAATATTGGCTACATTTTTGTTAACAGTATTATTACTATATAAGAAGCCCGAATTTTCCGAATTTAAATTCATTGATATTTTTAGCATTATTGCAGCTGTTTTCTTCGTTTATTCTGTAGTGTTCCTATTATTAAAAAAGAACAGTTTTTTAGTATATCCGGCAATTACGGTCTGTCTGTTCTATCTTTATTTTGTATTGAGAACAGCTAAAAATAAAACTTTATCCAAGAAAAACGTAGAGAGGGAGAGGCTGGCCTTAAGGACCGGGATGTGTTTCGACCTTGAGATGCGTAGATTAGCAGAGAAAGAGTTTAATCTTAAAGGGCTGACTAAGGATTTAAGTACAACCGGTATGAAAGTCTTCTCCCAAGACTCTTTTGATAAAGGCGATGAGTGCTGCTTCAGGCTCTACCTGCCTCAGGAAAATTGGCCATTGACCGGCGAAGCCGAAGTTGTATGGAAGAAGAGCGTAGATAAAGGTTATGAATATGGCATGGTCTTTACAAAGATGAGCGATAGAGATAGAGGTAAGCTTGCCTTAAAGCAGGGTTTCTCTCTTTTAGAATAG
- a CDS encoding glycosyltransferase family 2 protein, which yields MLSIIVPVYNEEKTIIRVLNKILDLDVNKEIIVVNDGSTDNTQRRVDEMARESGIKSISLDLNRGKGNAVREGLKVVQGEIVAIQDADLEYNPDDMVMLFNILKSKDVDVIYGDRFSFDYETPIWHKMGNKCLSIFSSLFYFCWVKDMETCYKLMYRENWLSLELKSEGFEVEAEITAKVLRNKFKFYQHSISYRFRNYREGKKISYKDGLRSIYALFKYRFQY from the coding sequence ATGTTATCAATAATCGTTCCGGTTTATAACGAAGAAAAGACGATAATAAGAGTTTTAAATAAGATTCTGGATCTCGATGTTAATAAAGAGATAATAGTGGTCAATGACGGTTCAACCGATAATACTCAGCGGAGAGTAGATGAGATGGCAAGAGAGTCAGGCATAAAGTCCATCTCTTTAGATCTAAACAGAGGCAAGGGTAATGCTGTAAGAGAAGGGTTGAAAGTTGTGCAGGGAGAGATTGTTGCTATTCAGGATGCGGATCTTGAGTATAATCCGGATGATATGGTCATGCTTTTTAATATCTTAAAAAGTAAAGATGTAGATGTTATCTATGGTGATAGATTCTCTTTTGATTATGAGACTCCTATCTGGCATAAGATGGGAAATAAATGTTTAAGTATCTTTAGCAGCCTGTTTTACTTTTGCTGGGTTAAAGATATGGAGACTTGTTATAAGTTGATGTATCGCGAAAATTGGCTCAGCCTGGAATTAAAATCAGAGGGGTTTGAAGTAGAAGCAGAGATTACAGCTAAAGTTTTAAGGAATAAGTTTAAGTTCTATCAACATTCCATAAGCTATAGATTCAGAAATTATAGAGAGGGTAAGAAGATATCTTATAAAGACGGGTTAAGATCTATCTATGCTCTTTTTAAGTACCGTTTTCAATATTGA
- a CDS encoding glycosyltransferase family 39 protein, whose product MTENIYSYFPAYWELFYSFLLSLSSDIMPKLMHSLFLIMSIFLIMDFVKILNREAKPVYGIIAGIIFLSAPTITKIAGWSYLDISFSLYLLLGIYLMIQSHQSGNKTYLYLAAISIGFAAGMKYLGLIWLALSGLLIFEIERSVYKSFKTYVRFILVAILVASPFYIRNYIQTGNPFFPFLSNMFGYKNIEVEKFELIMAYFRSYGQGICFKNLLLLPYRLLFESEFGIPSKFDGKISLLFIPSIIAIIKIRKTIPYKSLLYIPLIYSLIWFLLSQQIRFLIPLLAILSIVTGLYLSHLRLKYLNYILIFAGLLYLYYPLKEYCEIKPYNYIFGRESKSEFIARHIRAYPIIEYVNNSLPQEAKIMLLEMGAVAYLLERELYQESIFEEYSFRRRLKSSRISTNLFFKENSIDFILIDKQFMKRYITPLMDKKELNILEEIYLKDLTLQYRWNNFALYRVNIENGT is encoded by the coding sequence ATGACGGAGAACATCTATAGCTACTTCCCCGCTTACTGGGAGCTCTTCTATTCATTTCTGCTCTCTCTATCTAGCGATATCATGCCTAAATTAATGCACTCTCTATTCCTTATAATGAGTATCTTTTTAATCATGGACTTTGTTAAAATCTTAAACAGAGAAGCCAAGCCTGTATATGGTATAATCGCAGGGATAATATTCCTCTCAGCTCCTACAATAACAAAGATTGCCGGCTGGTCCTACCTCGACATAAGCTTCTCTCTCTATCTTCTACTTGGAATTTACCTGATGATACAATCCCATCAGTCTGGGAATAAAACTTACCTCTACCTTGCCGCAATCTCTATCGGATTTGCAGCAGGAATGAAATATCTAGGCCTCATCTGGCTCGCACTATCAGGGCTGCTTATATTTGAGATAGAGAGAAGCGTCTATAAATCTTTTAAAACCTATGTCAGATTTATTCTGGTTGCTATTCTTGTTGCTTCCCCTTTTTATATTAGAAACTATATTCAAACAGGCAATCCATTCTTTCCGTTCTTATCAAATATGTTTGGATATAAAAATATTGAGGTAGAAAAATTCGAATTAATTATGGCTTATTTTCGAAGCTACGGACAAGGTATCTGCTTTAAAAACCTCCTACTTTTGCCCTACAGGCTGCTATTTGAATCTGAATTCGGGATTCCGAGTAAATTTGATGGAAAGATAAGCTTGCTATTCATACCAAGCATCATTGCGATTATTAAAATCAGGAAAACCATACCATACAAAAGCCTATTATACATACCATTAATATACTCGCTTATCTGGTTCTTGCTCAGCCAGCAGATAAGATTCTTGATACCGCTACTCGCAATCCTATCTATTGTAACAGGGCTCTACTTAAGCCATCTAAGATTAAAATATTTGAATTATATTCTCATATTTGCAGGCCTGCTATATCTCTATTATCCTCTGAAAGAGTATTGCGAAATCAAGCCTTATAATTATATTTTTGGCAGAGAATCAAAATCTGAATTTATAGCACGCCATATCAGGGCTTACCCTATAATAGAATATGTAAACAATAGTCTCCCTCAGGAGGCTAAAATAATGCTCCTGGAGATGGGGGCGGTAGCCTACCTCCTGGAAAGAGAGCTTTACCAGGAGAGCATCTTTGAGGAGTATTCTTTCAGAAGAAGGCTAAAAAGTTCAAGAATCAGCACAAACCTGTTCTTCAAAGAGAATAGTATCGACTTTATACTAATAGATAAGCAGTTTATGAAAAGATATATAACTCCTCTTATGGATAAAAAAGAGCTGAACATATTAGAAGAGATCTACTTAAAAGATCTGACTCTTCAATATCGCTGGAATAATTTCGCCTTGTATAGAGTCAATATTGAAAACGGTACTTAA
- a CDS encoding type II secretion system protein — translation MKHGFTLIELVMVIVVISILAAIAVPKFIDLQANAKQAACDGNIATVRSAIAAYYAKTAVDGSAEFPTTLALTTFVHNYFAAQAAPACPYACSYTYNATTGVATSHSH, via the coding sequence ATGAAACATGGTTTTACACTAATTGAGTTGGTTATGGTTATAGTTGTTATATCTATTTTGGCGGCAATAGCAGTGCCTAAGTTTATTGACTTACAGGCAAATGCAAAACAGGCTGCTTGTGATGGAAATATTGCTACCGTAAGATCGGCAATTGCTGCATACTATGCAAAGACGGCGGTTGATGGCAGCGCGGAATTTCCTACAACCTTGGCTTTAACTACTTTTGTGCATAACTATTTTGCTGCTCAAGCGGCGCCGGCCTGTCCTTACGCTTGTAGTTATACCTATAATGCAACCACAGGTGTTGCAACATCTCATAGCCATTAG
- a CDS encoding glycosyltransferase family 2 protein, translated as MKLSIVIPVYNESENLLKLLEEIDRELSGYDKEIIVVDDGSEDEISHRLDHGLDCVKLIQHPYNIGNGAAVKSGIRASSGDWILLMDADLQHPPKEITKLLQGLGSYDMIVGSRVGYKGPWYRKVANHIFNRLSSYVTATKIVDLTSGFRLIRADLCRRFLYLLPNGFSYPTTLTLALLKTGRSIKFQKVDMLKREKGLSKINPLKDGMKFMLIIIKIATIYSPFKVFLPISSLFFITGLLYYIYTYIDRHSFTNMSLLLFSTSVIIFMLSLIAEQVAQLYIKEDS; from the coding sequence ATGAAGCTTTCCATTGTAATACCTGTCTATAATGAATCAGAGAATCTCCTCAAGCTTTTGGAAGAGATAGATAGAGAGCTCTCTGGATATGATAAAGAGATTATAGTGGTTGATGATGGCTCTGAAGATGAAATATCCCATCGGCTGGATCACGGTTTAGATTGTGTTAAATTGATTCAGCACCCTTATAATATAGGCAATGGTGCTGCGGTAAAGAGTGGTATTAGAGCCTCGAGCGGTGACTGGATATTATTGATGGACGCAGATTTGCAGCATCCCCCAAAAGAGATTACCAAGCTGCTTCAAGGGTTAGGTTCTTATGATATGATTGTCGGTTCAAGAGTTGGATATAAAGGTCCTTGGTATAGAAAGGTTGCAAACCATATATTTAATCGTCTATCAAGTTATGTTACAGCTACAAAGATAGTCGATTTGACCTCAGGCTTTAGGCTTATCAGGGCAGATCTATGTAGGCGGTTTCTATATCTTTTACCCAACGGGTTCTCTTATCCAACTACCTTAACGCTGGCTCTGCTTAAAACAGGTAGAAGTATAAAATTTCAAAAGGTTGACATGTTAAAAAGAGAGAAAGGACTAAGCAAGATAAATCCTTTAAAAGATGGAATGAAATTCATGCTTATTATTATAAAGATAGCCACTATCTATTCTCCATTCAAGGTGTTTTTACCTATCTCATCTCTGTTTTTCATTACAGGATTGCTTTATTATATCTACACTTATATTGACAGGCACAGTTTTACCAATATGAGCCTGCTGCTCTTCTCTACCTCTGTCATCATATTTATGCTTTCGCTTATCGCTGAACAGGTTGCACAGCTTTACATAAAAGAGGATAGTTGA